From the genome of Miscanthus floridulus cultivar M001 chromosome 10, ASM1932011v1, whole genome shotgun sequence, one region includes:
- the LOC136489252 gene encoding O-methyltransferase ZRP4-like, producing the protein MGSITEQHSTDQQALLDAQLELWHITFAFIKSMAFKSALQLGIADAIHCHGGTATLTQIATKAALHPSKTPNLRRLMRVLTVAGIFSIAKNSSDDDGGDHVYGLTPASRLLVGSSQNLTPTLSLILNNTFVSPFLDLGTWFEHELPATDLPLFELSHGKNVWDVFGHDPSISHLFNAGMVADTRFLMDIAIKECGGVFQGISSLVDVGGGHGAAAQAISVAFPDIECTVLDLPHVVATAPACAGLSFVAGDMFQAIPPANAVFLKWIMHDWGDSECVTILKNCKKAIPPRDTGGKVIIVDTVVGAGPPNLKNRETQVMSDLFFMIVNGTERDEQEWRNIIFEAGFSDYKIIPVLGVRSIIELYP; encoded by the exons ATGGGGTCCATCACGGAGCAACACAGCACCGATCAGCAGGCCTTGCTCGACGCTCAGCTCGAGCTCTGGCACATCACATTTGCCTTCATCAAGTCCATGGCGTTCAAGTCCGCCTTGCAGCTTGGCATCGCCGATGCCATCCATTGCCATGGCGGCACTGCCACCCTCACCCAGATAGCCACCAAGGCTGCGCTGCACCCGTCCAAGACACCAAACCTGCGCAGGCTCATGCGCGTCCTCACAGTCGCCGGCATCTTCAGCATCGCCAAGAACTCGTCTGACGACGACGGTGGTGACCACGTCTACGGCCTCACTCCGGCGTCTCGACTCCTTGTCGGCTCATCACAGAACCTGACTCCAACACTGAGCCTGATCCTTAACAACACCTTCGTGTCCCCGTTCCTTGATCTTGGCACGTGGTTCGAGCACGAGCTGCCGGCCACAGACCTGCCCCTCTTCGAGTTGTCCCATGGGAAGAACGTGTGGGACGTCTTCGGCCACGACCCGTCCATAAGCCATCTCTTCAACGCTGGCATGGTCGCGGACACCCGCTTCCTCATGGACATCGCCATCAAGGAGTGCGGCGGCGTCTTCCAGGGGATAAGCTCCCTGGTCGACGTTGGCGGAGGCCATGGTGCGGCGGCGCAGGCCATCTCTGTGGCGTTCCCTGACATAGAGTGCACCGTGCTGGATCTTCCACACGTCGTCGCCACCGCTCCCGCTTGCGCCGGGCTCAGTTTCGTTGCTGGCGACATGTTTCAGGCCATTCCACCAGCGAATGCTGTCTTCCTCAAG TGGATTATGCACGATTGGGGTGACTCTGAGTGTGTCACGATATTAAAGAACTGCAAGAAAGCTATACCACCACGAGATACAGGCGGCAAGGTGATCATAGTAGATACCGTGGTTGGCGCAGGGCCTCCAAATCTTAAGAATAGAGAGACACAGGTCATGTCTGATCTCTTCTTCATGATTGTCAATGGCACTGAGAGAGATGAGCAAGAATGGAGGAATATCATCTTTGAAGCTGGTTTCAGTGACTACAAGATTATACCAGTTTTAGGTGTTCGATCAATCATCGAGCTCTACCCCTGA